In a genomic window of Coregonus clupeaformis isolate EN_2021a unplaced genomic scaffold, ASM2061545v1 scaf0115, whole genome shotgun sequence:
- the LOC121543311 gene encoding cytochrome P450 2A10-like: MERLPGRQQVVFGQMDELRGIVMKKIHEQQETMDPGNPRDFIDRFLTRLNQEFHYENLVSTVLDLFLAGTETTSTTIRYAFMLLLKYPDIQEHVQQEIDTVIGRQRVPQMEETPFN, translated from the coding sequence ATGGAACGCCTGCCTGGTCGGCAGCAAGTTGTATTCGGCCAGATGGACGAGCTGAGAGGCATTGTGATGAAGAAGATCCACGAGCAACAGGAGACCATGGACCCAGGCAACCCTAGAGACTTCATAGACCGCTTCCTCACCAGACTCAACCAGGAGTTCCATTATGAGAACCTGGTGTCCACAGTGTTGGACCTCTTCCTGGCAGGAACAGAGACCACCAGCACCACTATCAGATACGCCTTCATGCTGCTTCTCAAATACCCCGACATTCAGGAGCACGTTCAGCAGGAGATTGACACAGTGATTGGCCGACAGCGCGTCCCTCAgatggaggaaacaccgttcaactga